The nucleotide window AGGCGGCTGGAGGAATCGCAGGGAAAGCCGGCGGCCGTGCTGATTCTCGGCGCGAAAGGGGAGGAGGCGCTCGGGCGGAGCGTCGCCGCCGGCTTGACCGGACGGTCGATGGTCCTATCAGGCGCGACGACGATCCGTGAGTTGATGGCGGCCGTGAAGCGGTGCGGGGTGCTCGTGACCAATGACACGGGTCCGATGCATATCGGCTCGGCGTTCGGTGTGCCGATCGTCGCCGTCTTCGGCCCGACCGACTGGCGGACGACGTCTCCCTCCGGCGCCGGCCATGCCTTGATCCGGCATCCGGTCGAGTGCGCACCCTGCCTCCTGCGCGAATGTCCGATCGATCATCGTTGCATGACCGGGGTGTCGGCCGACCAGGTCTACGAGGCGGCGGCCAAGCTGATCCGCGCTCCCGGCTCCGCTCCTGCAAGGCCGGAGGTGCCGTCGCCGGGCCCGGTTGCGGCGGAGCGGTCCAGCCCTCGGCCTGTCCTCGACGGCGTCACGGTCTTTCTTGATCGGGACGGCACATTGAACGAGGATACAGGCTATTTGAGATCCGCCGCGGAATTGAGGCTCTTGCCCGGTGTGGCGACGAGCCTCGCCAGGCTGAAGGCGGCGGGTGCGCGCCTGGTGGTCGTGACCAATCAATCCGGTGTCGGCCGCGGGTTCTTGAGCCTTAAGGATTTGGAGGCTCTCCACGCGCGGCTGCAGGGCTTGCTGGAGGCGGACGATGCGGCGCTGGACGCCATCTATTTCTGTCCGCATCACCCGGACGACGGATGTCGCTGCCGCAAGCCCGCGCGCGGCATGGTGGATAGGGCCGTGGCCGAGCTGCAGGTCGATCTGCGCCGGTCCTATCTCATCGGCGATCACGCGCGCGACATTCAATTGGCCCACGTCGTCGGCGCGAGATCCGTGCTCCTCGTGCCGGGGCCGATCGATGAGGCGGTCAAGGAGCAGCTCAGGGCCGAGCGGGCGATGCCGGATTTCATCGCGCGGACGATAAGCGAGGCGGCCGAATGGATTCTGACGGATGCGGAATTGCGCGCCGGAACTCCGGCGCAGGCCGGCGAACGGTCGGCCGGATGACGATCGAGCCGGACACTCCGGTGTCTATGACACACCCATGCGCGCACCCATGACGGCCTATCAGCACATCTTGTTCATCAAACCCAGCTCTCTCGGCGACATCGTGCATGCCATGCCCACGCTCGCGGCAGTGCGGCGCGCTCACCCGGACGCCACCGTGGGATGGCTGGTCAAGCGGCAGTGGGCGGGGCTGGTCGAGCGGATCGACGGAGTCGATCACCTGTGGGAAGTGGAGCCGGGGGTCAAGGGCTGGTTGTCGCTGGTGCCGGCGCTGCGCGCCGACCGGTTCGATCTTGCGATCGACCTGCAGGGCCTGTTCCGCAGCGCGATGATGGGCCGGTTGAGCGGCGCGCCCGAGCGCATCGGGTTCGCCAACGCGCGCGAGGGCAGCCCCTGGCTCTACACCAGACGTGTGGCGGTGCCGCATCCCAACATGCATGCCGTGGACCGGTATCTTCTGGTGGCCAAGGCGTTGGGAGCGGATGCGCGCCCGGCCGAATTCAAGTTCCGGATTCCCCACCGAGATCACGAGACGGTGGAGCGGGTTCTCCGGCAGGCGGGCTGGGCGGCCGGGGAACGGCTCATCGCGGTCAACGTATCCGCGCGCTGGCTCACGAAGCGGTGGCCGATCGCCTCATTCGCCGCGCTGTCGGATTTGGTCGTCCAGCGGGACATCGGCTCCGTCCTGTTCATCGGCGGGTCGGACGAGCGGGCGCAGGTCGCGCAGGTTCGCGGGTTGATGAAGGCCCGGTCGTTGGATCTCAGCGGCGCGCTGCCGGTGGGCCTGTTGCCGGCCCTGCTGAGTCGGGTCGAGCTGTTGATCACGAATGATTCCGGGCCGATGCATATCGCCGCCGCCGTGGGCACGCCGGTGGCGGCGATGTTCGGTCCGACCAGTCCGCTGCGCACCGGACCCTACGGGACCGACCATGCGGTGCTTATGCATCCGGTGCCCTGCAGCCCCTGCTTCAGCCGGACCTGCTCGAATTCCCAGCCGCTCGTCTGCCTGACCGACATTACGGTTGACCGGGCCTTCTCGGTTGTGGCAAGTCTCCCTCGGCGGTCGGCACGATCCTTGTGAACCTCTTCATTTCAGAATCCAGCACGGCGGTCGGCGGACAGGAACTGGCTGTGCTCCTGCACGCGGAAGGATTGGCGAAGCGAGGCCACCGGCTGCGCTTGATCCTCGAACCGGGCAGCCCGATCGCCGCTATGGCGGAAGAGAGGCGCCTCCCGGTCACGCTCCTCTCCATGCGTCGAAATCGGTATCCGCAGGCGATCCTCGCGATGCGGCGGCTCATGCACCGCGAGCGTCCGGCCATCCTCCAGGTCAACAGTTCCCGCGACAGCTGGATCGGCTGCATCGCAGTCCGGTTGCTGCAGCCCAGGCCGAAGATCATCCGGATCCGGCACATCTCCACGCCGCTCAACCGCAACATGACCACGCAGCTGCTGTACCGCCGGCTGCTCGACATGGTGGTGGTGACCGGCGGCGAGCGGACCAGGCGGGACCTGGTCGAGCGCGACGGCCTCGAGCCGGGACGCGTCGCCGCCTTTCCGATCGGACTCGACGTCGCGCACTTTCGGCCCGCGCCTCCCGTCCGTGACCTCCGGCGCGAATTGGGGCTCCCGCCGGGGCATCTGCTGGTCGGCATCATCTCCTATCTGCGCACGTACAAAGGGCACGAGTACTTCATCGAGGCGGCCGGGCGGATCGCGGCGCAGCGCGACGACGTCACCTTCGTCATCGTCGGCGAAGGTCCGGAGGAGCAGTCGATCCGCCGCCGGATCGAGCAGTCGGGATGGGCGTCGCGGATCAGACTGTTGGGCTTCCGCGACGACCTGCTGGAGGTGTTCCGGTCTCTGGACGTCTTCGCGATCCCGTCGGTCGAAGGAGACACGATCCCGCAAGTACTGATGCAGGCCCTGGCGCTCGGCCTCCCCGTCGTCTCCACGACGGTCGGTTCCATTCCCGACGTCGTCATCGACGGCGAAACCGGCTACGTCGTTCCTCCGCGCGACGGCCGGACATTGGCGGATCGGATCGCCCGCTTATTGAGCGATGCCGGGCTGCGATCCCGTCTGGGCGCGAACGGCAGGGCCTTGGTGGAACGGTGCTACTCCATCGACAAGATGCTGGACCGGATGGAAGCGGTCTATCAGAGCCTGGGGCAGAGTCTGCCGCAGGGTCCGGCGTCCAATCCGGAGCAGAGTACGACTCCCAAGCGGGACGGCTGACATGGCCCGCTATTCCGTCTACGTGATCGCCTACAACGACGAGCCCAACATGCGGGCCTGCCTGGAGTCGGCGGCAGGGGCGGACGAACTCGTCGTCGTCGATTCCCACAGCACCGACCGCACGGCCGCGATCGCGCGCGAATTCACGGACAAGGTTTACCAGGTCGAGTTCAACGGATTCGGCCGGCTGCGCAACCAGGCCCTAGCCTACTGCTCGCACGACTGGATCTTCAGCCTGGACAGCGACGAGCGGATGACGCCGGAATTGCGCGAGGAAATCCGCCGCCTGCTCGAGCAGGGGCCCGGGGCCGACGCGTACTTCGTCCCGCGGAAGAACTACTTTCTCGGCCGCTGGATCAAGCATTGCGGCTGGTATCCCGACTACCGCCAGCCGCAATTGTTCCGTAAGCGCCGCTTCCGGTACCGGGACGAGCTGGTCCATGAAGGTTTCGAGTGTGATGGATCGGTCGCGCATCTGACGCAGCCGGCCCTCCAGTATCCGTTCCGAGACATCGACCATTACATCCAGAAGCAGAACCGGTATTCGACGCTGATGGCCGAGCGGATGGTCGAACAGGGCCGCCGCTTTTCGAGCCTGCAGCTCGTCACCCATCCGCTCGCCGCCTTTGCCAAGATGTACGTGCAGCGGCGCGGCTTTCTCGACGGCATGCCGGGGTTGATTCTTTCCGGGCTCTATGCCTATTACACCGTCATGAAATACGCGAAGTTCTGGGAACTCACGAAGAGAGATTGAACCTTCACCTATCATGAGAGTCAGCGGCTTCACGTTTTGTCGCAATGCGGTGAAATACGACTACCCGGTGGTAGAGTCCATCCGCTCCGTGCTGCCGATCTGCGACGAGTTCATCGTGAACGTCGGACGCAGCGACGACGGCACGCTCGAATTGATCCGCTCCATCGGCGATCCCAAGATCACGATCGTCGAATCGGTCTGGGACGAGACGCTGCGCAAGGACGGGCTGATCTATTCGCAGCAGACGAACATCGCGCTCGCCCGTTGCAAGGGCGATTGGGCGCTCTACATGCAGGCCGACGAAGTCATGCACGAGGACGACCTGCCGGCACTTCGTCGCGCCATGCGTGAACAGTTCGACAATAGAACCGTAAAAGGCCTGCTGTTCCGCTATCTGCATTTCGTGGCCGACTACTGGTCCACGAATCCCTGGTTCTATCACAAGGCGGTGCGGGCCATCCGGAACAACGGCGAGGTCGAGTCCTGCGGCGACGCCGTGGGGTTTCACTTCAAGCCGACGCAACAGTATTTGCAGAGCGGCCCCAAGGAATGGCTCACTTGGTCCGGCGCGCGGATTTTTCACTACGGCTGGGTCAAGGATCCGAAGGTGATGCTGGCGAAGGTCAAGGACCAGATCAGCCGCCATCACGGGGACAGCCCTCCAGCAGACCAGGCCGGACTCTACCGGCAGGACGCCTTCCGATTCGACGACTATGCGGTCCTCAAGGAATTCTCGGGCCGGCATCCGGCCGTGATGCAGGATCGGATCCGCTTGGCCAAGCGCTGGGCCGAGCGCCGGAGCCGGTGGCTCAACCCGCGGTTCTATCGCGAAGTCCTGAAGCGGGGATTTCGGGGTTAGGAACATGCTGAGCATCATCGTCGCCGTGCACAACCAGCTGGGCCACAACCAACTCTTCCTGGAGGGCGTGAAGGCCTATACGACCGGTCCTTACGAGGTGATCGTCATCGACAACCACTCGACGGACGGCTCCCCCGAGTTTTTCGAAGCGGGCGGGTGCCGGGTGATCCGCAACGACCGGAACCTCTGTTATCCGGAGTCGATGAATCTCGGTTCGCGCGCGGCGCGCGGCGATGTGTTGTGTCACATCAATAACGATCTCTACGTTGCCCCGGGCTGGAACGGCCGGCTCGTCGAGGCCATGGATCGGCAGGGGCTCGACGTGGCCTCACCGCTGGGGTTGGAGATGATGCCGAGCCCGGCCTTGACCGATTGGATGCAGGGGCGCTGGGCCGCCATCGGCCAGGGGCGCCTGTCCAGCGGGAAGCCGCTCGATCGGCTCCGGACGATGGTACAGGCCATGTACGGAGATTGGGAGCGCTATTGCGAGGAGGTCCACCGGGCCTTCGCCGATACGGTCTTCGAGGGCATCGTCGGATCCTGCGTCATGATCCGCCGCTCGGCCTACGAGAAGATCGGCGGCTTGGACGAACGAGTGCAGGCGGCCGATTGGGATCTCTATTACACGTTGCGCAAACGGGAGATCACCACCGGAGACCTGCGCCGGTGCATGGTGCTCGGCGCCACGTTCGTGCATCATTTCATCCGCGCGACGGTCAAGAGCAAGCGGGAGCCGTTCGCCTGTACGCACGAACGGTGGTCGATCGATCAGAAATGGGACCAGCGCGAGCAGGCCGATCTCTGGTGCAAGCCGGAGGATTTCGCCCGTTCCGGCCTCCGAGAATCCGTCACCCGGCGGTTCGGCAAGCCGTTCAAGAAACTCGCACTGGAGCTCGATCGGCTGAGCGCGTGGCGGCGGCTCTGGATGCCGCCGCAGCTGGTCGTCGAACAGTATCGCCGGCAGTTCGCCAGACTTGGTCCTCCTGCCGCATCCCGCCTGAGTTGATCGCGAGAGGAGCAGCCCGTGCCGACGGTGACCGCGCTGATCATCACCAAGAACGAGGAAGCCAACATGACCGACTGCCTCGCGTCGCTCGATTGGGCCACGGAGCGCCTCGTCATCGATGCGGAGAGCGCGGATCGGACGGTCGAGCTGGCACGCGCCACAGGCGCCGACGTAGTGGTGCGACCCTGGCCCGGCTTCGGGCCCCAGAAGAATTTCGGCATGGAGCGAGCCTCGTCGGACTGGATCCTCATCGTCGACGCGGACGAGCGGGTGCCCGGTCCGCTCGCGGAGGAGATCCGGTCGCTCGTGAGCCGGTGGAAGGACGGAGATCCGGTCGCCTACGAGATCCCTCGGATGAACTTCTACTACGGCGCCTGGGTCCGCCATGCCGGGCTGTATCCCGACTATCAGATTCGCCTGGTCCGCAAGGGAACGGCGGCCTACAACGACGTGCCGGTGCACGAGAATCTGATCGTGCGGGGAACCGTCGGCAAATTGGTCAATCCGTTTGAACACCAGACCGAACGCCGCATCGACGACCACTTCCGGAAGTTCGGCCTCTATACGACGCTGGCCGCGCGCGAGAAGGGCAAGACGGTCCGGACCGTGCGGCACCGGGATCTCCTGGCTCGTCCATTGGTCGTCTTCTTCAAGACTTATCTGCTCAAGCGAGGCTATCGGGACGGAGTCCGTGGGTTGATCGTGTGCCTCTTCGCCAGCATGTACACCTTCGTCAAGTATGCGAAGCTGTGGGATGCGAGGAGAACGCCCGCGACTTCTCGGGGTCTCGCCTAGTGGCCCGGCGAATCCTGTACGTTCACGGCATCGGCGCCGTCGGCGGCGCGGAGCATGACCTGCTGGCGGTGCTGGCGCGGCTCGATCGGCGTGCCTGGGACCCCCATGTGGTCTGTCCTCCGGAAGGACCGTTCCGGGCCCTGCTGGAGCAGGCCGATCTCACCGTACATCCGCTCGCGCTGGTCCCCTGGCGAAAATGGTTTTCACCCATCATACGGTGGCGGAGCGTGGGCGGACTGCGCGACGTGATTGATCGCCTGCGTCCGACCCTCGTGCACGTTAACGACATCTGGTGGGTGCCGCATGCGCTCGGCGCGCTACGAGGGACCGTCGCGTCTCCAGCGGTGGTCGCCCACGTGCGCCAGGAGATCGAGCCTGATAAGGTGCGCCGCTATGAGCTCGACCGGATCGATCGGGTCATCGCCATCTCCGATCAGGTGGCCGACTCGTTGAAAGCCGGTGGGGTGGAAGCCCGGCGGCTGCGTAGGGTCTACAGCGGGCTTGATTTCTCCCGTCCGGTCAAGGCGATACCGGATCGGTCGGCGGTCCGCCGACGGCTGGGCGTTCCGGACTCCGCCTTGCTTCTCGGTACGGCGGCCAATCTGTTTCCTCGCAAAGGGTATGACGTGATGTTGCGGGCGCTCCCCGGCATCCTCGCGGTTCATCCCGACGTCCATTATCTGTTGGCCGGAACCGCGGAGCCCGTCCATGGCGGGTCGCTGCGGGCGTTGGCGGGAGAACTGAGAATCGCCGAGCGAATCCACATGGTCGGGTTTCAAGATCCGGTCCGGCCCTTTCTCGAGACGCTCGACCTCTACGTGCATCCGGCTCGCATGGAAGGATTCGGCATCGCGCTGGTCGAGGCGATGGCGGCCGGGAAGGCCGTGGTCGCGACCAGAACCGGCGGTGTGCCGGAAGTGGTCGAGCATGGAGAGACGGGACTCTTGGTCGCGCCGGGCGATCCGGACGGGATGCGGGACGCGGTCATCGAATTGTTGGGAGACGAGGCGAGGCGCGCGCGGATGGGAGCGAAAGGGCTCGCCCGCGCGCGGGAGCGCTTCGACCTGGGCCGGACGGTTGCGGATCTCGAACAGATGTATCGTGAAGCGGCAGCCGAATATGGGAGAGGCCGAGATGCGGATCGGCATTGATGCGAGCCCCATCATCGGCGACCGTGGCGGGGTCGGCTGGCACACCTATTATTTGCTTGAGGCCATGCTGGCCGGTTTGGACAACGTCGAATTCATCGGATACCTGCGGCCCGGCTCGGTCCTGCCGGAAGACGTACGGTCCTGGCGGACCGGCGGCCGGATCACCTGGGTCGAATCGGCCAAGTGGGCGATGCGCCGGCGCGGACGGGCCGACCGGCTGGACCTGTATCACGGCACCAACTTCAAGCTTCACACGGCCGGGCGGCACGGAGGCATCGTGACGATTCACGATCTCTGGCTGGAGCGGTTTCCGCAATACTCGACCAAAGTGCTGGGCCAGCGGCTGGCCTCGATGAAGGCCAGGCGCACGGCGCGGCGCGCCAGGATGGTCGTCACGGTATCGGATTTCTCCGCGCGCGAGCTGAGCGAACTCTATCGGGTGCCGCGTGAGCGGCTCGCCGTGATTCCGAACGGCGTCGCCGCTGTGTTTGCGGCGCGCCGGGATGATCGGGCGATGGCCGAGCTGCGGACGAGAATCCGGCTTCCGGACAAACCCTATCTGCTCTTCATCGGGGGCGCGGACCCGCGCAAGAACCATCGGCGGTTTCTCGAAGCGGCAAGCCTGATGCGGCGGCCGTTGCAGGGGCACAGCCTGCTGCTGGTCGGCTCGACCGATCATGCCTTCGGTTCCTATGATGAATCGGCCAAAGAATATGGACTCACGGCTCGCGTCTGTTGTCCGGGCCGGCTGGGCCGGGCGGACCTCCAGCTGCTCTATACCTACGCGGACCAGTTTGTCTTCCCGTCGCTCTACGAAGGATTCGGCATGCCGGTTCTCGAAGCGATGGCCTGTGGGGTTCCCGTGATCACGTCCCGCACGACCGGTGTCGCCGAGGCGGCGGGCGATGCGGCGCTGCTGGTCGATCCGGAAGACGCCCGCTCGCTGGGAGAGGCGATGGTCTCCCTGTTAGAGAATCCGTCGCTGCGGGCCTCGCTCACGGCCAAGGGGTTCGCGCGTGTGAAGCAGTTTTCCTGGCGGTCGGCTGCGGTCCAGACGTTGGACTTGTACCGACGGCTCTGTCAGGAGCGAGTGTCGTAGCCATGGCCGTGACCATGTCGCCCTGTAATATTCTCGTCATCAAACTGCGCTATCTGGGAGACGTGCTGCTGGCCACGCCCACCCTGGAGGCGTTGAAAGCGGCCTATCCTACCGCCAGACTGACCGTCGTGATCAATCGGGGAACCGAGGCCATGCTGGCCGGCAATCCGCACGTGGACGACGTGCTGCCGCTCGAGCGAGGGTCGCTCCTCGCCCAATGGCGGTTCCTGCGCGAGCTTCGACGGAGACGATTCGATGTGGTCATTGATCTGACCGACGCGGACCGGTCCGCCTGGCTGAGCTGGATGACCGGAGCGCCGGTGCGTGTCGGATTCAACGACGAAGGACGCCTCCGTGGGCGTTGTTATACCGTGGTCGTACGAGGCGAACCGGGGTCGCATCGTATCGAGCGGGATCTCGCGTCCCTGGCTCCGTTGCCTCTCGTTGTCGACGGCCAGACGCCGCGCCTCTGGCTTGCCCCGGAAGAAGAGCGGCGCGCCGCGGAGTTATTGACCCGTCATGGCGTCGACGGAAAGAAACCCCTGGCCATGTTGCAACCGGGCGCGCGCTACTGGTTCAAAGCCTGGCCGTGGGAGCGGTTCGCCGCGCTGGCCGATCGACTTGCGGAGCAGTATGGCTCTCAGGTCCTGATCGGAGGGAGCCCGCAGGAATTCGACCTCGCCGAACGGATCTGCGGTACGGCTGCGAGCCGCCCGGTCAATCTGGCCGGACAGGCGGACATGCGGACCTATGCCGCGGTGCTCAAGCGGGTCTCGCTGTTCGTCGGAAACGACAGCGGCGCCATGCATGTGGCAGCCGCGGTCGGGACGCCGCTCGTCGCCCTGTTCGGGCCGTCCGATCCGAAGGAATGGGGACCGCGCGCTGCCGCCGCAGCCGTACTCTACAAGGGACTGGATTGCCGCGCTTGTTTTCATCCGACGTGTGATCGAGGAGAGCAGAATTGCATGAGGCTCATCTCGGTTGATGAGGTCATGTCGGCAGTGGATGAATTGAATAAGAAGATGCAGAAAGGCGCGTTGCGCTGACAACTGCATCGTTGAATTGTAACGCAGCAATGTGTATTGCTCTGTCGCGACCGACTGGAACCTATCTCAAAATGGGTGTTCCGGTCGGAACTGGTCATGCCCGCGAAAGCGGGCATCCAGAATGACCTAAAAAGACTGGATTCCCGCCTGCGCGGGAATGACGACCACAGATCCCATCCCATCATGAATGAAATTTGAGATAGGTTCTAGTTTTCTCTTGGGTCGGCGGCAAGGACACATCAAGGGGTGATGAAGTGACCCTGCTCGATCGCTTATTGGTTCAGGCGTTCGTGAAAATATTCGACTGTCACGAGCCGGTTTTCGAGATCGGATCGCATCAGCTTCAGGAGGGTGGGAACCCCTATCAAGATCTCCGGCCGTTCTTTCCAGGCAGAAAATATATTGGATCTGATTTTACGTCTGGTCCCGGCGTAGATTGTGTCGCAGATGCGACGCGCTTGGGGATCAAGAAAGGCTCCATCGGCACAGTCATCATGGTCTCGACGGTCGAACATATTTTTCGTGTATTCGACGCTTTTCATGAGGCCGAAGGAGTGTTGTCGGACCAGGGCGCCCTCATTGTCACCTCTCACATGGATTGCGGTATTCATGCGTACCCGAGCGACTATTGGCGGTTCACTCCGGAGGCCTTTGCCAGACTGCTCGACCCTTTTCCCGCCAAGATTGTCGGCTACCAAGGGCTCTCCTACAACCCGTTTGTAGTCTTTGGGATCGCATTCAAGACCGCACCGGAAAACATCGAGGCGCGAACCGGACGATTCCGTCTGGAGCTGGAGCGGTCGATGAAGGAAGCCGGCGATGCCGTTCCGTTCAAGAAAAAAATCTCTCGGATCCGTCGCCTCTGCTTCTATCGGCTGTTCGGCTCAAAGGATTCCTTCCGAAAGCTTCGGGATGAGTATGTCATCGGCTGGCATGACTAACGAGTGAGGAGATCCCACAAACCCCTTGACTCGGCGACTCCGAGCGTTCATAAAGTGAACACGGAGGTGGAATGGACGTCCAGGGTCAGCGGGACCTGCTTCTCCTGTCTGAAGTTGAACGCAACGCGCATCTGACCCAGCGCTCACTCTCGAGTCGTCTCGGTGTGGCGCTCGGCCTGACCAATCTGTACATCAAGCGACTGGCCCGCAAGGGCTACATCGAGATCGAGGCGATTCCCCCCAATCGAGTCCGGTACCAGCTCACGCCGCAGGGCGCCGCGGAAAAAGCTCGCCTGACGCATGAGTACATGGATTATTCGTTGGCCTACTATCGCGACATTCGCATCCGGTTGAAGGAAATGTTGGCGACCGTGGGACGGCTTGCCGGCCGGCGGTTCGTCATTTTCGGTACGGGTGAGCTGGCTGAGCTGACCTACTTGTCGCTACGGGAGATGGACGGCACCTGCGTGGGGTTTCTCGACGACGAGCGGCGGGACTCGTTTCTCTCCTATCCGGTTTCCTTTCCGGAAGCGATCGGTCGATGGGAGTTCGATAAGGTGCTGATCGCGGACCTCGATCAGGCCTCCGCTCACGAGGCGAGATTGATCGGATGCGGCGTGTCGCCCGACAAGGTGATGAGGCTGGTCTTGACGTCGCAGAGAAAGGCACAGGCGGATGTTGGGCCCGTCTAGCGGAGCGACGGACTGCGGGGCGGAGAGGTCCCGCTGGTACGCGTTGCGCACCAGGTCGCGCCATGAAAAACTGGTGCGCGATCAGCTCAACGGCCAGGGCATCGAGCCCCTGCTGCCGACGGTCCGCCGCCTGAGCCAATGGAAAGACCGGAAGAAGGAAGTGGAAGTGCCGCTGTTCTCGGGCTACTGCTTCGTGCGTTTCGCCTCCGAGCAGAAGCTTCCGGTGCTCAAGACGGTCGGCGT belongs to Nitrospira sp. and includes:
- the rfaQ gene encoding putative lipopolysaccharide heptosyltransferase III; this translates as MAVTMSPCNILVIKLRYLGDVLLATPTLEALKAAYPTARLTVVINRGTEAMLAGNPHVDDVLPLERGSLLAQWRFLRELRRRRFDVVIDLTDADRSAWLSWMTGAPVRVGFNDEGRLRGRCYTVVVRGEPGSHRIERDLASLAPLPLVVDGQTPRLWLAPEEERRAAELLTRHGVDGKKPLAMLQPGARYWFKAWPWERFAALADRLAEQYGSQVLIGGSPQEFDLAERICGTAASRPVNLAGQADMRTYAAVLKRVSLFVGNDSGAMHVAAAVGTPLVALFGPSDPKEWGPRAAAAAVLYKGLDCRACFHPTCDRGEQNCMRLISVDEVMSAVDELNKKMQKGALR
- a CDS encoding winged helix-turn-helix transcriptional regulator; the protein is MDVQGQRDLLLLSEVERNAHLTQRSLSSRLGVALGLTNLYIKRLARKGYIEIEAIPPNRVRYQLTPQGAAEKARLTHEYMDYSLAYYRDIRIRLKEMLATVGRLAGRRFVIFGTGELAELTYLSLREMDGTCVGFLDDERRDSFLSYPVSFPEAIGRWEFDKVLIADLDQASAHEARLIGCGVSPDKVMRLVLTSQRKAQADVGPV